The following proteins come from a genomic window of Corynebacterium sp. P4-C1:
- the atpA gene encoding F0F1 ATP synthase subunit alpha, translating to MLEQSTESRKNMAELTISSDEIRSAIANYTSSYSAEASREEVGVVTSAADGIAQVSGLPGCMTNELLEFPNGVIGVAQNLDTDTIGVVVLGNFETLTEGDKVVRTGEVLSIPVGDNFLGRVINPLGQPIDGLGPIEAEEERVLELQAASVLDRQPVEEPMQTGIKAIDAMTPIGRGQRQLIIGDRKTGKTAVCIDTILNQKAYWETGDKTKQVRCIYVAIGQKGSTIAGVRRTLEENGALEYTTIVAAPASDSAGFKWLAPFAGAALGQHWMYQGNHVLVIYDDLTKQAEAYRAISLLLRRPPGREAYPGDVFYLHSRLLERAAKLNDELGAGSLTALPIIETKANDVGAFIPTNVISITDGQCFLQSDLFNQGVRPAIDVGISVSRVGGAAQTKGMKKVAGNLRLDLAAYRDLESFAAFASDLDDASKRQLERGQRLVELLKQSENSPQPVEFQIISIFLANEGAFDSVPVEDVRRYEAELHETIRAEAPEVYEQVDGGVALSDESKETLKSVNERFARDFQPTNEEHVVREPEAKPLDEADVSKNQLNVSRKSQKRG from the coding sequence ATGCTGGAACAATCAACCGAGAGCAGGAAGAACATGGCGGAGCTGACGATCTCCTCCGATGAGATCCGTAGCGCGATAGCGAACTACACCTCGAGCTACTCCGCGGAGGCCTCCCGTGAGGAGGTCGGCGTGGTGACGTCGGCTGCAGATGGTATTGCCCAGGTTTCCGGGCTGCCGGGCTGCATGACCAACGAGCTGCTTGAGTTCCCTAACGGCGTCATTGGCGTCGCACAGAACCTTGACACCGACACGATCGGCGTTGTGGTCCTGGGTAATTTCGAGACCCTCACCGAGGGCGACAAAGTTGTACGGACCGGCGAGGTTCTGTCCATCCCGGTCGGGGATAACTTCCTCGGCCGCGTGATCAACCCCCTGGGCCAGCCGATTGACGGCCTTGGCCCGATCGAGGCCGAAGAAGAGCGCGTGCTCGAGCTTCAGGCCGCAAGCGTTCTCGACCGCCAGCCGGTCGAGGAGCCGATGCAGACGGGTATCAAGGCGATTGACGCCATGACCCCGATCGGCCGTGGTCAGCGTCAGCTGATCATTGGCGACCGCAAGACTGGTAAGACCGCGGTCTGCATCGACACCATTCTCAACCAGAAGGCCTACTGGGAAACCGGCGACAAGACGAAGCAGGTCCGCTGCATCTACGTTGCCATCGGCCAGAAGGGCTCGACCATCGCAGGTGTGCGCCGCACCCTCGAGGAGAACGGTGCACTGGAGTACACCACCATTGTGGCTGCTCCGGCTTCCGATTCTGCGGGCTTCAAGTGGCTGGCGCCGTTCGCCGGTGCCGCGCTGGGTCAGCACTGGATGTACCAGGGCAACCACGTCTTGGTCATCTATGACGACCTGACCAAGCAGGCTGAGGCCTACCGCGCGATTTCGCTGCTGCTGCGCCGCCCGCCGGGCCGCGAGGCATACCCGGGCGACGTCTTCTACCTGCACTCCCGCCTGCTGGAGCGTGCGGCCAAGCTCAACGACGAGCTCGGCGCCGGCTCGCTGACGGCGCTCCCGATCATCGAGACGAAGGCGAACGACGTGGGCGCCTTCATTCCGACGAACGTCATCTCGATTACGGACGGCCAGTGCTTCCTGCAGTCCGACCTGTTCAACCAGGGCGTGCGCCCGGCTATCGACGTGGGTATCTCTGTCTCCCGTGTCGGTGGTGCCGCACAGACCAAGGGCATGAAGAAGGTCGCCGGTAACCTGCGTCTGGACTTGGCCGCGTACCGCGACCTCGAGTCCTTCGCTGCGTTCGCCTCCGACCTCGACGACGCTTCGAAGCGTCAGCTCGAGCGCGGCCAGCGCCTCGTCGAGCTGCTGAAGCAGTCCGAGAACTCGCCGCAGCCGGTCGAGTTCCAGATCATCTCCATCTTCCTCGCCAACGAGGGCGCCTTCGACTCCGTTCCCGTCGAAGATGTCCGCCGTTACGAGGCAGAGCTGCACGAGACGATCCGTGCCGAGGCCCCCGAGGTCTACGAGCAGGTCGACGGTGGTGTCGCCCTGTCCGACGAGTCCAAGGAGACTCTGAAGTCCGTCAACGAGCGCTTCGCACGCGACTTCCAGCCGACCAACGAGGAGCACGTCGTCCGCGAGCCGGAGGCGAAGCCCCTCGACGAGGCGGATGTGTCGAAGAACCAGCTCAACGTTTCTCGTAAGTCGCAGAAGCGCGGCTAG
- a CDS encoding F0F1 ATP synthase subunit delta has product MRAASREAQTRVSEKLDAFLRNAGDTVSIAAQVGTELFLVVDQLEAHRSLRVAVADTSLKPEQRSGLIGDVFSGKVADTTMSVLKQAAEQDWSTPREFREGLVHLGRRALLRGAESEGKLEHVENELFALSRLLEREGELTQLLSDRRATADQKRQLLASVLYGKVSMYTEALALQVIGRPEHNPVDDIAAVSRESAELTGKTVAEVTSATELTDAQRETLAEKLGKIYGREMAIHSEVDPSLLGGVTIRVGDELIDGSTRGKLSRLRADMAANTAY; this is encoded by the coding sequence ATGAGAGCAGCTAGCCGCGAAGCACAGACTCGGGTCTCCGAGAAACTGGACGCATTTCTGCGCAACGCTGGCGACACCGTCTCCATCGCAGCCCAGGTGGGCACCGAGCTGTTCCTCGTTGTGGACCAGCTCGAAGCACACCGCTCCCTGCGCGTTGCAGTGGCGGACACATCCCTGAAGCCGGAGCAGCGTTCCGGCTTGATCGGCGACGTCTTCAGCGGCAAGGTGGCGGACACCACCATGTCCGTGCTGAAGCAGGCCGCCGAGCAGGACTGGTCGACCCCGCGCGAATTCCGTGAGGGGCTCGTGCACCTGGGACGCCGTGCCCTGCTGCGCGGCGCCGAGAGCGAGGGCAAGCTGGAGCACGTCGAGAACGAGCTCTTCGCCCTGTCCCGCCTTCTCGAGCGTGAAGGGGAGCTGACCCAGCTGCTGTCCGACCGCCGCGCAACCGCTGACCAGAAGCGCCAGCTCCTGGCGAGCGTGCTGTACGGCAAGGTGAGCATGTACACCGAGGCGCTCGCGCTTCAGGTGATCGGCCGCCCCGAGCACAATCCGGTCGACGACATTGCCGCGGTCTCCCGCGAGTCCGCAGAGTTGACCGGCAAGACGGTTGCCGAGGTCACGTCCGCGACGGAGCTGACCGACGCACAGCGTGAGACGCTGGCAGAGAAGCTAGGCAAGATTTACGGCCGCGAGATGGCCATCCACTCCGAGGTTGACCCCAGCCTCCTCGGCGGTGTGACCATCCGCGTTGGCGACGAGCTTATCGACGGCTCCACGCGCGGCAAACTGTCGCGCTTGCGTGCCGACATGGCGGCCAACACGGCTTATTAA
- a CDS encoding F0F1 ATP synthase subunit B, translating to MTNVIYLLAAEEAEKLPGDGGNSILLPKTYDLVWSLVVFLIIFLLFWKFVLPKFQEVLAEREDKIKGGIERAESAQAQAKAALEKNNAQLAEARAEAAEIREAARQKGKEIEAEARANAEAESRRIVENGEKQLQASREQVIAELRNDLGQNSITLAEELLGAELSDNTRRSNTIDSFLSQLDTVSARSATRK from the coding sequence ATGACGAACGTCATCTACCTACTTGCGGCCGAGGAGGCCGAGAAGTTGCCCGGCGACGGCGGCAACTCCATCCTCCTGCCCAAGACATACGACCTCGTCTGGTCCCTCGTTGTCTTCCTCATCATCTTCCTGCTCTTCTGGAAGTTCGTGCTTCCGAAGTTCCAGGAAGTCCTCGCAGAGCGCGAAGACAAGATCAAGGGCGGCATTGAGCGCGCGGAGTCCGCTCAGGCACAGGCCAAGGCTGCTCTGGAGAAGAACAACGCACAGCTCGCTGAGGCACGCGCCGAAGCCGCAGAGATCCGCGAAGCAGCCCGCCAGAAGGGCAAGGAGATCGAGGCAGAAGCCCGCGCCAACGCAGAGGCAGAGTCCCGCCGCATTGTCGAAAACGGCGAAAAGCAGCTCCAAGCCTCCCGCGAGCAGGTCATCGCTGAACTGCGCAACGACCTGGGCCAGAACTCCATCACGCTGGCTGAGGAGCTCCTCGGTGCAGAGCTGTCGGACAACACCCGCCGCTCGAACACCATCGACTCCTTCCTGAGCCAGCTGGACACCGTCTCCGCCCGCTCGGCGACGCGGAAGTGA
- a CDS encoding ATP synthase F0 subunit C: MNDIILAQAAEATEYTGLGAIGYGIATIGPGLGIGILVGKTVEGMARQPEMAGQLRTTMFLGIAFVEALALIGLVAGFLF; the protein is encoded by the coding sequence ATGAACGACATCATCCTCGCGCAGGCAGCAGAAGCTACCGAGTACACCGGTCTCGGCGCCATCGGCTACGGCATCGCCACGATCGGCCCGGGCCTCGGCATCGGCATCCTCGTCGGCAAGACCGTTGAGGGCATGGCACGTCAGCCCGAGATGGCTGGCCAGCTGCGCACCACGATGTTCCTGGGTATCGCCTTCGTCGAGGCGCTCGCCCTGATCGGCCTCGTCGCCGGCTTCCTGTTCTAA
- the atpB gene encoding F0F1 ATP synthase subunit A — MRGSFHAPELDPEFFPGQYYGQMIGEDFLGGWFALDRIMIVRLFMAAILIILFLLAFRKPQLVPKGLQNFGELAVDFVRVQIAEDILGKKEGRRFLAVIATIFFTVLFMNVATIIPGLNISPSSRIGLPIVLAVVGYFTMIYAGASRYGFGKYVKHSLVIPNLPPLLHLLVVPIEFFSTFILRPVTLALRLMANFLAGHIILVLLYSATNFFFWQLNGWTAMSGLTLVAAVLFTLYELIVIFLQAYIFALLVAVYIELSLHADSH; from the coding sequence ATGAGGGGCAGCTTCCACGCGCCCGAATTGGACCCAGAATTTTTCCCGGGGCAATACTACGGCCAAATGATCGGGGAAGACTTCCTCGGCGGTTGGTTCGCGCTGGATCGCATCATGATCGTCCGCCTGTTCATGGCGGCCATCCTGATCATCCTGTTCCTGCTGGCCTTCAGGAAACCACAGTTGGTTCCCAAAGGCCTGCAAAACTTCGGTGAGCTCGCAGTGGACTTCGTCCGCGTGCAGATCGCCGAGGACATCTTGGGCAAGAAAGAAGGCCGCCGATTCCTTGCGGTAATCGCGACCATCTTCTTCACGGTCCTCTTCATGAACGTTGCCACGATCATTCCGGGGTTGAACATCTCCCCGAGCTCACGAATCGGTCTGCCGATCGTGCTCGCGGTGGTGGGCTACTTCACCATGATCTACGCAGGCGCATCGCGCTACGGATTCGGCAAATACGTGAAGCACTCGCTCGTGATCCCCAACTTGCCTCCCTTGCTCCACCTCCTGGTGGTGCCGATCGAGTTCTTCTCGACATTCATTCTGCGTCCGGTCACCCTGGCTCTTCGTCTCATGGCGAACTTCCTGGCCGGCCACATCATTCTCGTCCTGCTGTACTCCGCCACGAACTTCTTCTTCTGGCAGCTCAACGGCTGGACGGCAATGAGCGGCCTCACACTGGTCGCAGCGGTCCTGTTCACCCTGTACGAGTTGATTGTCATCTTCCTGCAGGCGTACATCTTCGCCCTTCTGGTCGCGGTGTACATCGAACTGTCGCTGCACGCAGATTCACACTAG
- a CDS encoding glycosyltransferase family 4 protein → MTGSGVPLRELGMVILVAAVLSYLSTGPIRSLLVRTGRIAEIRERDVHTQPTPSLGGVAMFTGFLSAVYLAMQLPALTRGFAPVTPEMTAVVVGAFLIVVVGIIDDLYELGALSKFFGQVVAAVTMSLMGLSFNVFYLPFDGGTTLILDQAQGVVVSSLIIVMLINAFNFVDGIDGLAAGLGMIAGGAILVFSLTVLHDQGGAVSAYPPAIICAALVGMCAGFLPHNYEPARIFMGDSGAMLIGLLLAAASISASGKINMSLYGTADFVALISPFIVVVAAVALPVVDLVMAVIRRVSQGKSPFAADRQHIHHRLLALGHTHRRTVLVLYMWVSAIAFGAVSFSVIPSRYAAALLLSAVVLAAAATAVPAMKGKIGPSR, encoded by the coding sequence ATGACCGGATCAGGTGTCCCCTTGAGGGAGCTGGGGATGGTCATTCTCGTCGCGGCGGTGCTCAGTTACCTCTCGACGGGACCCATCCGGTCCCTCCTCGTGCGTACCGGCCGCATTGCCGAGATCCGCGAGCGCGACGTGCACACCCAGCCCACCCCGAGCCTCGGGGGAGTGGCCATGTTCACCGGCTTCCTGTCCGCGGTGTACCTGGCCATGCAGCTGCCAGCGCTGACACGTGGTTTCGCCCCTGTCACCCCCGAGATGACAGCGGTGGTCGTCGGCGCCTTCCTCATCGTGGTTGTGGGCATCATCGACGACCTCTACGAACTCGGCGCGCTCTCCAAATTTTTCGGCCAGGTCGTCGCCGCCGTCACAATGTCCCTGATGGGGCTATCCTTCAACGTCTTCTACTTGCCGTTCGACGGCGGAACCACGCTTATTCTGGACCAAGCGCAAGGCGTGGTCGTCTCCTCGCTGATCATTGTGATGCTCATCAACGCCTTCAACTTCGTCGACGGTATCGATGGGCTGGCCGCCGGACTCGGCATGATCGCCGGCGGGGCAATTTTGGTGTTCTCCCTGACAGTGCTCCACGACCAAGGCGGCGCCGTCTCCGCGTACCCGCCCGCCATCATCTGCGCCGCACTGGTGGGCATGTGCGCCGGTTTCCTGCCGCACAACTATGAACCCGCGCGCATCTTCATGGGGGACTCCGGCGCCATGCTGATCGGGCTCTTGCTCGCCGCCGCCTCGATCTCCGCCTCCGGCAAGATCAACATGTCGCTGTACGGCACCGCTGACTTCGTGGCCCTGATCAGCCCCTTCATCGTCGTTGTCGCCGCTGTGGCTCTGCCCGTCGTCGACCTCGTCATGGCCGTCATCCGACGCGTTTCTCAGGGTAAGAGTCCGTTCGCCGCCGACCGGCAGCACATCCACCACCGCCTGCTCGCCCTCGGGCACACGCACCGGCGCACCGTGCTCGTGCTCTACATGTGGGTCTCCGCTATCGCCTTCGGCGCCGTGAGCTTCTCCGTCATTCCTTCTCGCTACGCCGCCGCTCTCTTGCTGTCCGCAGTCGTCCTCGCCGCCGCGGCCACGGCCGTGCCCGCAATGAAAGGCAAGATCGGACCTTCGCGGTAG
- a CDS encoding L-threonylcarbamoyladenylate synthase, which translates to MPSRIYDCLDPQGRKEGIDAAAKAVRAGQCVVLPTDTVYGIGVDAFNPDAVAKLLATKRRGPDMPVPVLVGSWTTIQGLVREFTDTAKTLVEAFWPGGLSLVVPEAPSLPWNLGDTRGTVLLRMPLQSVAIELLREVGPMAVSSANISGQAPPVSAVGARDQFGEAVQTYLDGGTSQVGQPSTILDISGPAPVILREGAVSPAQIGEVLGLDPEELRWKDR; encoded by the coding sequence ATGCCGAGCAGAATCTACGACTGCCTTGACCCCCAGGGGCGCAAGGAGGGCATCGATGCCGCCGCGAAGGCTGTCCGGGCGGGGCAGTGCGTGGTTTTGCCGACCGACACGGTCTACGGGATTGGGGTGGACGCGTTCAACCCGGATGCCGTCGCAAAGCTTCTTGCCACGAAGCGGCGTGGGCCGGACATGCCTGTGCCTGTGCTCGTGGGGTCGTGGACGACCATTCAGGGGTTGGTGCGCGAATTCACCGATACCGCGAAAACTCTCGTTGAAGCCTTCTGGCCAGGCGGACTTTCGCTCGTTGTCCCCGAAGCGCCGTCCCTACCGTGGAACCTCGGCGACACCCGCGGCACCGTCCTTCTGCGCATGCCGCTGCAGTCCGTGGCGATCGAGCTGCTGCGCGAGGTCGGCCCCATGGCTGTCTCGAGCGCGAACATCTCCGGCCAGGCGCCGCCGGTGTCCGCCGTTGGCGCCCGCGACCAGTTCGGCGAGGCCGTGCAGACCTACCTCGACGGCGGCACCTCGCAGGTGGGGCAGCCGTCCACCATCCTCGACATCTCCGGGCCCGCGCCGGTGATTCTCCGCGAAGGAGCCGTCAGCCCCGCACAGATCGGTGAAGTTTTGGGGCTTGACCCCGAGGAGCTGAGGTGGAAAGACAGGTAG
- the prmC gene encoding peptide chain release factor N(5)-glutamine methyltransferase encodes MSARSVLKQSSLRSAINNATQSLIDARVASPSVDARLIAAHLLGVPPTQLVLAEPYDGFDSEYTALIARRAAREPLQHILGSAPFGVHDLKVGPGVFIPRPETEVLAEWAVEQAPRGTVVDFGTGSGALAIYIADRAKPETVIGVEKSPAALAVARENAAPFPNIRMIEGDMTDPDLLTELSGTVDLVVANPPYVPFTPEESGELQPEIYRDPLDAVFSGADGMDAIKGLLPVASRLLAPGGKLGIEHDDTTAALTRGLVEADGSFADIRNMADLTGRERFVTASKLRTH; translated from the coding sequence ATGAGCGCCAGGAGCGTCTTGAAGCAGAGTAGTCTCCGCTCAGCGATCAATAACGCCACGCAATCGCTTATCGACGCCCGCGTGGCATCCCCGTCCGTCGACGCCCGCCTCATCGCTGCCCACCTTTTAGGAGTGCCCCCGACGCAGCTGGTTTTGGCTGAACCGTATGACGGCTTCGATTCCGAGTACACAGCTCTGATCGCCCGCCGTGCTGCGCGGGAGCCCCTGCAGCACATCCTGGGTAGCGCGCCGTTCGGTGTCCACGACCTGAAGGTCGGTCCGGGAGTATTCATTCCTCGGCCCGAGACGGAGGTGCTCGCCGAGTGGGCCGTCGAGCAGGCCCCCCGGGGGACCGTGGTCGACTTCGGCACCGGTTCCGGTGCTTTGGCTATCTACATCGCTGACAGGGCGAAGCCGGAGACCGTCATCGGGGTGGAGAAGTCCCCGGCGGCGCTCGCCGTCGCCCGCGAGAATGCGGCACCGTTTCCCAACATCCGCATGATCGAAGGCGATATGACCGATCCGGATCTGCTCACCGAGCTTTCCGGGACCGTCGACCTCGTCGTCGCCAATCCTCCTTACGTGCCGTTCACACCTGAGGAGTCGGGGGAGCTGCAACCGGAGATCTACCGCGATCCCCTTGACGCCGTCTTCTCCGGCGCCGACGGCATGGATGCGATCAAGGGTCTCCTTCCTGTCGCGTCGCGGTTGCTCGCGCCCGGCGGGAAACTCGGCATCGAACACGACGACACGACCGCAGCGCTGACCCGCGGGCTCGTCGAAGCGGACGGCTCATTTGCAGACATCCGCAACATGGCCGACCTCACGGGACGTGAACGGTTTGTCACGGCGAGTAAGCTACGGACACATTGA
- the prfA gene encoding peptide chain release factor 1, which yields MAEKSQVSLVDDYVSEYQGIQAQMSDPEVVGDQDLFRKLSKRYAQLQPIINVNNELNQAREDHEAAAEMASEDKEFAEEATRLEGEIVRLEEELADLLAPRDEHDADDVIMEIKAGAGGEEAALFAGDLARMYQKYAEKAGLSWDVLDVAESDLGGVKDMTVSVTMKNPSRDGAWSKLKFEGGVHRVQRIPVTESQGRIQTSAAGVYVFPETEEVSAVEIDEKDIRVDVYRSSGKGGQGVNTTDSAVRITHLPTGIVVTCQKERSQIQNRARAMQVLQARLEQAEREKAEAEAAEGRASQVRTMDRSERIRTYNWPENRISDHRIGFKANNLDSVLDGNMDDLITALQTHERQERLEAE from the coding sequence ATGGCAGAGAAATCGCAAGTCTCGCTTGTCGACGACTACGTCTCCGAGTACCAGGGCATCCAAGCCCAGATGAGCGACCCGGAAGTGGTGGGCGACCAGGATCTCTTCCGGAAGCTGTCGAAGCGCTACGCGCAGCTGCAGCCGATCATCAACGTCAACAACGAGCTCAACCAGGCCCGCGAGGACCACGAGGCCGCCGCGGAGATGGCCTCGGAGGACAAGGAATTCGCCGAGGAGGCCACGCGCCTTGAAGGTGAGATCGTGCGCCTCGAGGAGGAGCTCGCGGACCTGCTCGCCCCGCGTGATGAGCACGACGCCGACGACGTGATCATGGAGATCAAGGCCGGCGCGGGCGGCGAAGAGGCCGCTCTGTTCGCCGGCGACCTCGCCCGCATGTACCAGAAGTACGCTGAGAAGGCGGGCTTGAGCTGGGATGTCCTCGACGTCGCGGAATCGGACCTGGGCGGTGTCAAGGACATGACGGTGTCCGTGACCATGAAGAACCCGTCTCGCGACGGCGCGTGGTCGAAGTTGAAGTTCGAGGGCGGCGTCCACCGCGTGCAGCGCATCCCAGTGACGGAATCGCAGGGCCGCATCCAGACGTCGGCAGCTGGCGTGTACGTCTTCCCGGAGACGGAGGAAGTCAGCGCGGTGGAGATCGACGAGAAGGATATTCGCGTCGATGTCTACCGTTCCTCCGGCAAGGGCGGCCAGGGCGTCAACACGACGGACTCGGCCGTGCGCATCACCCACCTGCCCACGGGCATTGTGGTCACGTGCCAGAAAGAGCGTTCCCAGATCCAGAACCGCGCGCGTGCGATGCAGGTTCTCCAGGCCCGCCTCGAACAGGCTGAGCGCGAGAAAGCTGAGGCCGAGGCGGCGGAAGGACGCGCGTCCCAGGTCCGCACGATGGACCGTTCGGAGCGCATCCGCACCTACAACTGGCCGGAGAACCGTATTTCCGACCACCGCATCGGTTTTAAAGCCAACAACCTTGACTCCGTGCTCGACGGCAACATGGACGACCTGATCACCGCGCTCCAGACCCATGAGCGCCAGGAGCGTCTTGAAGCAGAGTAG
- the rho gene encoding transcription termination factor Rho, translating into MTETGNAGSQDLASLKLPELRKIAAEKGLRGTSALRKGELIQAITTGTVPQRARQRASGQAAADNTETPSAPSSDNKGDDKKDAPKKDGEEQRYESRSAARRARRNRAKHGDQYEHKLDDGAANPDNRDRGEKGDRDDRGDRSDRGDRSDQDNHDNRSDRVDRSDRGDRGGNNRSNGNNNGNRGGDNRDNRDNHDGNGNGGGGRRGRRNRRNRRNRDNHGNNNGGGNNNHNNGQDLDPEELQEVAGIVDIVDNNAAFVRTTGYRANQADVFINNNLVRRCGLRSGDAVIGQVRANGQGHTHGNGRNRQRYNQLVRVDTVNGMTVDEAKQRAEFHKLTPLYPNQRLRLETEPNILTTRVIDLVMPIGKGQRALIVSPPKAGKTTILQNIANAIAHNNPECYLMVVLVDERPEEVTDMQRSVKGEVIASTFDRPPSEHTAVAELAIERAKRLVEMGQDVVVLLDSITRLGRAYNNSSPASGRILSGGVDSNALYPPKRFLGAARNIEEGGSLTIIATAMVETGSAGDTVIFEEFKGTGNAELKLDRKIAERRVFPAVDVNPSGTRKDELLMSPEETRIMHKLRRILSALDPQQSIDMLIKQLKKTKNNGEFLVGVAQSAPMAADQETEDYQ; encoded by the coding sequence GTGACCGAAACGGGTAACGCAGGGAGCCAGGACCTCGCATCGCTGAAACTTCCGGAGCTGCGCAAGATTGCCGCTGAAAAGGGCCTGCGCGGCACGTCCGCCCTGCGCAAGGGCGAGCTCATTCAAGCCATCACCACCGGCACCGTCCCGCAGCGCGCACGTCAGCGCGCCAGCGGGCAGGCCGCCGCGGACAACACCGAGACACCCTCCGCGCCCAGCTCCGACAACAAGGGCGACGACAAGAAGGACGCGCCGAAGAAGGATGGTGAGGAGCAGCGCTACGAGTCGCGCTCCGCCGCCCGCCGCGCGCGCCGCAACCGCGCCAAGCACGGCGACCAGTACGAGCACAAGCTTGACGACGGCGCCGCCAACCCCGACAACCGCGATCGCGGTGAGAAGGGTGACCGCGACGACCGCGGCGACCGTTCTGACCGGGGGGACCGCAGCGACCAAGACAATCACGACAACCGCAGCGACCGGGTCGACCGTTCTGACCGGGGCGACCGGGGCGGCAACAACCGCAGCAACGGCAATAACAACGGCAACCGCGGCGGCGACAACCGAGACAACCGTGACAACCACGACGGCAACGGCAACGGCGGCGGGGGCCGCCGCGGGCGCCGCAACCGCCGGAACCGCCGGAACCGTGATAACCACGGCAACAACAACGGTGGCGGCAACAACAACCACAACAACGGCCAGGACCTGGATCCCGAGGAGCTGCAGGAGGTCGCGGGCATTGTCGACATCGTCGACAACAACGCGGCGTTCGTGCGCACGACGGGCTACCGGGCGAACCAGGCAGACGTGTTCATCAACAACAACCTGGTGCGCCGCTGTGGCCTGCGCTCCGGCGATGCGGTGATCGGCCAGGTCCGTGCGAACGGCCAGGGTCACACGCACGGCAACGGCCGCAACCGCCAGCGCTACAACCAGCTGGTGCGTGTGGACACGGTCAATGGCATGACGGTGGACGAGGCGAAGCAGCGCGCTGAGTTCCACAAGCTGACCCCGCTGTACCCGAACCAGCGTCTGCGCCTGGAGACGGAGCCGAACATCCTCACCACGCGCGTGATCGACTTGGTCATGCCGATCGGTAAGGGCCAGCGCGCCCTGATCGTGTCCCCGCCGAAGGCCGGTAAGACGACGATCCTGCAGAACATCGCCAACGCGATCGCGCACAACAACCCGGAGTGCTACCTCATGGTCGTGCTTGTCGACGAGCGCCCCGAGGAAGTCACCGACATGCAGCGCTCCGTCAAGGGCGAGGTCATCGCCTCCACCTTCGACCGTCCGCCGAGCGAGCACACCGCTGTCGCGGAGCTGGCGATCGAGCGCGCTAAGCGCCTCGTCGAAATGGGCCAGGATGTCGTGGTCCTGCTCGACTCCATCACCCGCCTGGGTCGCGCGTACAACAACTCGTCGCCGGCGTCCGGCCGCATCCTTTCCGGCGGCGTGGACTCGAACGCGCTGTACCCGCCAAAGCGTTTCCTGGGCGCGGCCCGCAACATCGAGGAGGGCGGCTCGCTGACCATCATCGCGACCGCCATGGTGGAGACCGGTTCGGCCGGCGACACCGTCATCTTCGAGGAGTTCAAGGGCACCGGCAACGCCGAGCTGAAGCTGGACCGCAAGATCGCGGAACGCCGCGTCTTCCCGGCCGTGGACGTCAACCCGTCTGGCACCCGTAAGGACGAGCTGCTCATGAGCCCGGAGGAGACGCGCATCATGCACAAGCTGCGCCGTATCCTCTCCGCGCTCGACCCGCAGCAGTCCATCGACATGCTGATCAAGCAGCTGAAGAAGACGAAGAACAACGGCGAGTTCCTCGTCGGCGTGGCGCAATCCGCGCCGATGGCGGCGGACCAGGAGACGGAGGACTACCAGTAA